The sequence below is a genomic window from Roseimicrobium gellanilyticum.
AGCCCGCGCCCGGCAGACCTTGGACAAGGATTGGGATCCCATCTCACCGCCACCCATCGATGGCGTGTATGTGAAAGATGTGAAGAACGTCATCTACCGCGGCGGCGTGCTCACGGAACTCTATCGACCGGAGTGGTTTGCCGAGGAATCCTTCCCCATAGGCCATGTGGTACACGTCTCACTGCTGCCCGGCCTGGTGACGCAGTGGCACTGCCACCATGTGCAGCGCGACATTGTTTTTCCCGTCAGAGGATTTCTTCGCATCGGCCTGTACGATGCACGCCAGGACTCCCCCACCCAGGGCAAATCCTTTGCCATGAATTTCAATCTACACCGTCCCCGGTACCTGCACATCCCACCCGGCGTGTGGCATTCCTTGAAAAACATCGGCACGGATGAGGCCGTATACATCGTGCTCAATGATGTGCCCTTTGAATACGAAAATCCAGACGACTGGACGCTGGCCCCGGATTCGCCCGCGCTGCCGTCAGGACTGCTCTGAGAAGACCTTTCTACGCACTGCATGCCCCCTCTCCAAGAACCGCGCGTTGCAACGCCTCCATTCACGCTGACCTTGCTGACCAAGGACACCGCGTGGGCGGCGGCTGCGGACGCCGCCGGTGTGACTCGTGTGGGAGTCGATATTGAGCGCATGGGCAAGATCCAGCGTCAGGGCTTCGTTCCCGATGCCCGCATTTCCGACCACACGCTGGCGGATTTGATCCCCATCGCCAAAGTCCTGCACCACGCACGCGCGTTTGTGCGCATCAATCCTCTTCACTCCACGACCCGTGAGGAGGTGGAGCGAGCCCTTCAAGCGGGCGCCCGGTCTCTCATGCTGCCTCAGTTTCGCAATGCCTCGGAGGTACGGGAGTTTGTGGGCATGGTGGCGGGGCGTGCGGAAACGTTGCTCCTGCTGGAAACAAAAGAGTGCCTTGAGGATCTGGATGCCATCTTTGCCATCGCCGAAGTAGATGAAGTGATGGTCGGGCTCAATGATCTCAGCCTGGCCCTCGGCATGAGGCATCCGATGCAACTGGTAGCTTCGCCAACGCTGGATGACATCGCTGCTCGTGCGAGGAAAGCAGGACGCGCCTTTGGATTTGGAGGCGTGGCCAGCCCGGACGTGTCGGAATCCGTGCCTGTGCCACCTGATCTGGTGCTGGCCCGTCACGCCGCCCTGGGCTCCCACTCCGCGTGGATTGCCCGGAGCTTTCACAAGAGATTGACTCCAAACACCTTTGGTGACGCGGTGCGCAGACTGCAGTCGCGACTTAATTTTTGGTTCACACGCTCGAAGGAGCACGTGGAAGATGCAGGCAGGGAGCTGCGCGAGCATCTCCATCATCTGTACTTGCATGAGTCATCCAGATCGTGACACCGCACTTCGTCACTTACTTTGACTCCCACTATGCGGCCCAGGGCATTGCCATGCTGCAATCGCTGCGCGCATGGTGTCCCGGTGCCAGAGCCACTGTGCTGTGTCTTGATGATACCATCCTCCACATCTTGAGCGCCTGGTTTCCTGATGGAGTGAAGACACTCACCATCGCCCAGATACTGCAGCATGATTCCAGGCTGGTGGAGTTGCAGGCAACACGCACGCCCTGGGAGTTCTATGCCACGACGAAGCCCCTGGTCATCCGTCACGTGATGGAGACCGAAGTAGCGCAGGATGATTGGGTGGCTTTCCTGGATGCGGACACGTATTTCTTCTCAAGTCCACGGGATGCCTTTGCTGAGATTCCCGCGCACGCATCCACGGTTCTGAGTCCGCATCGTTTCAGCTTCGACACCATTGAGCTGGAGAGGTACGGCACTTACAACGCCGGCTTCGGACTCTGGCGTCACGATACCCGGGGCAAGGCAGTGCTGGCCGACTGGGCCACACGTTGTCTGGAGTGGTGCTTCAATCGCGTGGAAGATGGCCGGTTCATGAATCAGGCCTATCTCAATGCGTGGCCCCAGGAGCACGAGGGTGTCCAGGTACTTGCGCATCCGGGCTTCAACCTGGCTCCCTGGAACTTGGGACGCCATGTGTTGCGACAAGCGTCTGAAGGCACCCAGGTCGATGCGGAGCCTCTTGTGTTCTTTCACTTCAGCAGTGTCTCGCGCAGGGACTGCGGTATCTGGCAGACTTTCTACACCTATCCAGAGATGAGCCAGCCAGCCGTGCTGGATGGCATCTACTCACCCTACCTCCAGCAACTCGAGATCATTTCGGAGCGACTCCTGCGGGAGCACGGGATCGCAGGTGTGGGCACCCAGCGCAAGATAGACCCCGCCACGCCCATGCTCGTTCTTCGAGCGCCTTGAATTCATCGCAGCCTCAGGGAAGGATTCTTCACCGAAGGAAGTCTGGCGCTTTTGCGTAAACTTTGGAAGAATCCCAGCCATGAACACGCGACGCGACTTCCTCAAGACGTCCACCACGGCCCTCGCTGCCACCATCTCTGCGAAAACCGCCTTTGGCTCCCAGGCAAACAGCCGCATCAAGGTCGGCGTGGTGGGCTGCGGCGGTCGAGGCACGCTGATTGCCAAGATGTTTGTCGAGAATGGCTACTTCGAGATCGGCGGCGCAGCGGACTACTTCGAGGACAAGGCGGCGACGGTCGCGCGAACGTACCAGCTGGGGAAGGAAAAGGTCTTCACCGGACTGCAATGCACGGAGAAAATGATCGCCCAGGGCGGCGTGGATGCGATTGCCATCATCAGCCCTCCCTACTTCCACCCAGTCCAGGCGAAGGCCGCGGTGGATGCGGGTTTGCATGTGTACCTTGCAAAACCCATGGCGGTGGACGTGCCGGGTGTGCAAAGCATCCAGGCCAG
It includes:
- a CDS encoding cupin domain-containing protein, with the protein product MAGGILKEARARQTLDKDWDPISPPPIDGVYVKDVKNVIYRGGVLTELYRPEWFAEESFPIGHVVHVSLLPGLVTQWHCHHVQRDIVFPVRGFLRIGLYDARQDSPTQGKSFAMNFNLHRPRYLHIPPGVWHSLKNIGTDEAVYIVLNDVPFEYENPDDWTLAPDSPALPSGLL
- a CDS encoding aldolase/citrate lyase family protein, translated to MPPLQEPRVATPPFTLTLLTKDTAWAAAADAAGVTRVGVDIERMGKIQRQGFVPDARISDHTLADLIPIAKVLHHARAFVRINPLHSTTREEVERALQAGARSLMLPQFRNASEVREFVGMVAGRAETLLLLETKECLEDLDAIFAIAEVDEVMVGLNDLSLALGMRHPMQLVASPTLDDIAARARKAGRAFGFGGVASPDVSESVPVPPDLVLARHAALGSHSAWIARSFHKRLTPNTFGDAVRRLQSRLNFWFTRSKEHVEDAGRELREHLHHLYLHESSRS